The following proteins are encoded in a genomic region of Candidatus Terasakiella magnetica:
- a CDS encoding prephenate/arogenate dehydrogenase family protein, with the protein MSKDGILFDRIAFIGIGLIGSSLALSARKTNSASHITVCDINKAHRDKALELGICDTATGDFIEAVKDADLVVICTPPGVCGDAAAAFAPGLKEGAIVSDVGSVKQAIIHDVSQHLPDGIHFVPAHPIAGTEHSGPEAGFAELFDKRWLILTPPAGTDEEAVKKVSTLWERAGSTIEVMDAQHHDMVLAITSHLPHLIAFTIVGTADDLGDHLKQEVIKFSASGFRDFTRIAASDPVMWRDVFLNNKEAVLEILQRFSEDLTFLQRAIRWGEGDKLEELFTRTREIRRDIIEANQA; encoded by the coding sequence ATGTCAAAAGACGGCATCCTTTTTGATCGCATCGCCTTTATCGGCATTGGCCTGATCGGCTCTTCTCTGGCACTCAGTGCAAGAAAGACCAATTCCGCAAGCCATATTACCGTGTGTGATATCAATAAAGCCCATCGCGATAAAGCTTTGGAGCTAGGCATTTGTGATACAGCCACGGGTGATTTTATTGAAGCGGTCAAGGATGCCGACCTTGTTGTCATCTGCACTCCCCCCGGTGTGTGTGGGGATGCTGCGGCTGCCTTTGCACCGGGCTTAAAAGAAGGTGCCATTGTTTCTGATGTGGGATCGGTTAAACAGGCCATCATCCATGATGTGTCCCAACATTTACCAGATGGCATCCATTTTGTCCCTGCCCACCCCATTGCAGGGACTGAACATTCCGGCCCTGAAGCTGGTTTTGCCGAATTGTTTGATAAACGCTGGTTGATCTTGACCCCACCTGCGGGCACAGATGAAGAAGCGGTTAAAAAAGTCTCCACCTTGTGGGAACGTGCAGGTTCCACCATCGAGGTGATGGACGCCCAGCACCATGATATGGTGTTGGCCATTACCTCTCACCTGCCCCACCTGATTGCTTTTACAATCGTGGGCACAGCGGATGATCTTGGTGATCATTTAAAACAGGAAGTTATTAAATTTTCCGCTTCTGGTTTTCGTGACTTCACCCGTATTGCCGCCTCTGATCCCGTCATGTGGCGTGATGTTTTCTTGAACAACAAAGAAGCCGTTTTAGAAATCCTTCAGCGTTTTAGTGAAGACCTGACCTTCTTGCAACGCGCTATTCGCTGGGGCGAAGGGGACAAGCTAGAAGAGCTCTTCACCCGTACACGTGAAATCAGACGCGACATTATTGAAGCGAATCAGGCTTAA
- the hisC gene encoding histidinol-phosphate transaminase: protein MGLLTPRPGIMDITPYKGGESAIKGVSRIIKLASNEGPFGPAPSAVEAMKKTSETQHRYPDGGATALRNKLAAKYNIDAERIVCGAGSDELLGLLCRAYAGPGDEVLYSDHGFLMYPIAAKAAGATPVTAMETDLTTDVTALLSAVTEKTRIVFVANPNNPTGTYIPKSEMNRLRQGLRDNILLVIDAAYAEFMTEDDYDAGIELVERTQNTVMTRTFSKMYGLGGVRLGWSYASEEITDVLNRARNPFNVTSLALAAGEAALDDELFVAKTRKHNTKWLRWVEDEVRKLGLECTTSYANFALIRFPHQEGHSSRQADAFLRTQGIIVRQMAAYGLGDCLRVSIGAEDEMSAFMDALKEFMSK from the coding sequence ATGGGTTTGTTAACACCGCGTCCGGGCATCATGGACATCACACCCTATAAAGGTGGTGAATCAGCAATTAAGGGCGTTTCACGCATCATAAAGCTGGCATCAAACGAAGGCCCGTTTGGCCCTGCACCAAGTGCGGTTGAAGCCATGAAGAAAACGTCAGAAACCCAACACCGCTATCCTGATGGTGGGGCAACAGCCTTGCGCAACAAACTGGCTGCAAAATATAACATTGATGCAGAACGTATCGTCTGTGGGGCAGGTTCTGATGAACTACTCGGCCTCTTATGCCGTGCCTATGCGGGACCGGGCGATGAAGTGCTTTATTCCGACCATGGTTTCTTGATGTATCCAATCGCAGCCAAGGCCGCGGGCGCAACCCCTGTCACCGCCATGGAAACGGACCTGACAACAGATGTCACAGCCCTTCTTAGTGCCGTAACAGAAAAAACAAGAATCGTTTTTGTTGCCAACCCGAATAACCCGACAGGCACCTATATTCCAAAATCGGAAATGAACCGCCTGCGCCAAGGTCTGCGCGATAATATCTTGCTGGTGATTGACGCAGCCTATGCTGAATTTATGACTGAAGATGATTATGATGCGGGTATTGAGCTGGTAGAGCGCACCCAAAACACCGTCATGACACGCACATTTTCAAAAATGTATGGTCTGGGCGGGGTACGTCTGGGGTGGTCTTATGCCTCAGAAGAAATCACCGATGTGCTCAACCGTGCGCGCAACCCATTTAACGTCACTTCTCTTGCCTTGGCGGCAGGTGAGGCGGCCCTTGATGATGAATTATTTGTTGCCAAAACACGCAAGCACAACACAAAATGGCTGCGTTGGGTTGAAGACGAGGTGCGCAAGCTTGGCCTTGAATGTACCACAAGCTATGCTAATTTTGCGCTGATCCGCTTTCCCCATCAAGAAGGTCATTCCTCACGCCAAGCTGATGCATTTTTGCGCACACAAGGTATTATCGTGCGCCAAATGGCAGCTTATGGGCTGGGGGATTGTTTGCGTGTTTCTATCGGTGCAGAAGATGAAATGAGCGCATTTATGGACGCTTTGAAAGAATTTATGAGTAAGTAA
- a CDS encoding chorismate mutase, whose product MSELKLADLRKEIDRIDDTIHDLLMERAQVVDNVRAAKGAEGIKLRPGREAEVLRRLIARHHGTFPKGALVRIWREVMSAYLKLQGHLAMAVYMPQPGAAYWDLARDQYGSQTPMTSHASVRGVIGAVQSGDAAIGVLPVPTMVDTDPWWRHIYSRGENTPQILSRLPVASTEKVRGTFEEALIIGLPSDDHTENERYYTALEFNQEVSPRTVLANFAAVGLDVDIQGTWYDESMRDQCLFLIEADMVLTQDMAEMQTFIEKSEATVTGMQKLGAYAVPFTSDELK is encoded by the coding sequence ATGTCTGAATTAAAACTTGCTGATTTGCGCAAAGAAATCGACCGAATTGACGACACCATCCACGACCTGTTGATGGAACGTGCCCAAGTTGTTGATAATGTGCGCGCTGCCAAAGGGGCAGAAGGTATCAAACTACGCCCGGGCCGTGAAGCCGAGGTTTTGCGCCGCTTAATCGCCCGCCACCATGGCACTTTCCCCAAAGGGGCCTTGGTGCGTATTTGGCGCGAAGTCATGTCGGCTTACCTGAAATTACAGGGCCATTTGGCTATGGCTGTATACATGCCACAGCCCGGTGCAGCTTATTGGGATTTGGCGCGTGATCAATATGGCTCACAAACCCCCATGACCTCTCACGCTTCTGTTCGCGGTGTGATCGGTGCGGTTCAAAGTGGCGACGCAGCCATTGGTGTTTTACCTGTTCCAACCATGGTCGATACGGACCCATGGTGGCGCCATATTTATTCGCGTGGTGAAAACACACCGCAAATTCTCTCGCGCCTGCCTGTTGCTTCAACAGAAAAAGTCCGTGGCACATTTGAAGAAGCCCTCATCATTGGCCTGCCCTCTGATGATCATACGGAAAATGAGCGTTACTACACCGCCCTTGAATTTAATCAAGAAGTCAGCCCGCGCACCGTTCTTGCCAATTTTGCGGCTGTAGGTCTTGATGTTGATATCCAAGGCACCTGGTATGATGAGAGCATGCGGGATCAATGCCTTTTCTTAATTGAGGCCGATATGGTGCTGACACAGGATATGGCTGAAATGCAAACATTCATTGAAAAATCAGAAGCAACTGTGACAGGCATGCAAAAGCTCGGGGCTTACGCCGTGCCGTTCACTTCTGATGAATTAAAATAA
- the metX gene encoding homoserine O-acetyltransferase MetX, protein MSNETSISINPYADDFPTLKAILGVDVPLRLDCGVELSSFPLAYQTYGTLNKDKTNAVLVTHALTGDQFVADVNPVTGKPGWWTTMVGPGKPIDTDKYFVICSNVLGGCMGTIGPAAINPETNQPWGVDFPVITIGDMVRAQALLLDYLEIETLFSVIGGSMGGMQALEWAAAYPERVFSCLPIATAATHSAQNIAFYEVGRQAIMADPDWCAGRYLAENKKPRAGLSVARMAAHITYMSEGALTQKFGRRLQDREKVTFGFEADFQIESYLRHQGISFVERFDANSYLYVTRAMDYFDLATTHGKGKLAEVFKETEIRFCVVSFSSDWHYLPEESRVIVRGLTGAAANVSYVDVVSDKGHDAFLLKEPEFESVLYGFLNGAALRRGLINE, encoded by the coding sequence ATGAGTAACGAGACATCCATAAGCATCAATCCGTATGCGGATGATTTCCCAACACTAAAAGCAATTTTGGGTGTTGATGTTCCTTTGCGTCTGGATTGCGGGGTGGAACTCAGCTCTTTTCCATTGGCCTATCAGACCTATGGCACGCTTAATAAAGATAAAACCAACGCGGTTTTGGTCACCCATGCCCTAACCGGAGATCAGTTTGTTGCCGATGTAAATCCGGTCACAGGTAAGCCCGGTTGGTGGACAACCATGGTTGGACCGGGTAAGCCGATTGATACGGATAAATATTTTGTTATCTGCTCAAACGTTTTGGGCGGCTGTATGGGGACCATTGGCCCAGCAGCGATTAATCCTGAAACCAACCAGCCTTGGGGTGTTGATTTTCCGGTCATCACCATTGGCGATATGGTGCGCGCCCAAGCTTTATTATTAGACTATCTCGAGATTGAAACGCTCTTTAGTGTGATCGGTGGCTCCATGGGCGGAATGCAGGCCTTGGAATGGGCCGCAGCCTATCCTGAGCGCGTTTTCTCTTGCCTCCCCATTGCCACAGCAGCAACCCATAGTGCGCAAAATATCGCTTTTTACGAGGTCGGTCGCCAAGCCATTATGGCAGACCCGGATTGGTGTGCAGGGCGCTATCTGGCGGAAAATAAAAAACCACGCGCGGGCCTGTCAGTAGCACGTATGGCAGCCCATATCACTTATATGTCTGAAGGGGCTTTGACGCAAAAGTTCGGGCGTCGCCTGCAAGATCGTGAGAAAGTCACTTTTGGTTTTGAAGCTGATTTTCAAATCGAAAGTTACTTGCGCCATCAAGGCATCAGCTTTGTTGAGCGTTTTGATGCCAATTCGTATCTGTATGTCACACGCGCCATGGATTATTTTGATCTGGCTACAACCCATGGCAAAGGCAAGCTTGCGGAAGTCTTTAAAGAAACTGAAATCCGTTTTTGCGTGGTGTCTTTTTCATCGGATTGGCATTATCTACCTGAAGAAAGCCGAGTGATTGTGCGCGGCCTAACCGGGGCAGCGGCGAATGTATCCTATGTGGATGTGGTCTCTGATAAAGGTCATGATGCGTTTTTATTAAAAGAACCTGAGTTTGAATCTGTACTTTATGGTTTTTTAAACGGTGCGGCCTTAAGGCGGGGATTGATCAATGAATAG
- the metW gene encoding methionine biosynthesis protein MetW has product MNSIKSIRVDLQVIADLIEPQTRVLDVGCADGQLLDYLVNEKQVQGRGLEISPQGVNLCVSKGLSVVQGDAEEDLGYYPDNAFDFVILSQTLQATHHPDQIVKDLLRLGKRAIVSFPNFGHWRVRSYLFFNGSMPVNDTLPYQWYNSPNMHFCTIKDFIMMCDEMGVTIERSIALDADGKAHRIRTNLFFANLLGEQAVFLLRKD; this is encoded by the coding sequence ATGAATAGCATCAAGTCCATTCGTGTTGATTTACAGGTCATTGCCGATTTGATTGAGCCACAAACCCGTGTGCTTGATGTGGGTTGTGCAGACGGGCAGCTTTTAGATTATCTGGTTAATGAAAAACAGGTGCAGGGCCGCGGCCTTGAAATCAGCCCACAAGGGGTGAACCTTTGTGTGAGCAAAGGCTTATCTGTTGTACAAGGTGATGCGGAAGAAGACTTAGGCTATTATCCCGATAATGCCTTTGATTTTGTGATCTTAAGCCAGACCTTGCAAGCCACCCATCACCCTGACCAGATCGTGAAAGACCTGTTGCGCCTTGGTAAACGCGCGATTGTGTCTTTCCCTAATTTTGGTCATTGGCGGGTGCGTAGTTATCTGTTTTTTAATGGCAGCATGCCGGTCAATGATACCTTGCCTTATCAATGGTATAACTCACCCAATATGCATTTTTGCACCATTAAGGATTTCATCATGATGTGTGATGAAATGGGTGTCACTATTGAGCGTTCTATCGCCTTGGATGCAGACGGTAAAGCCCATCGTATCCGCACAAACCTGTTCTTTGCCAACCTGTTGGGCGAGCAGGCTGTTTTCCTTCTTCGAAAAGATTAA
- a CDS encoding class I SAM-dependent methyltransferase, whose product MWMDVVDLRDFYQSPLGGVARRMIRRRIRELWPDCKGMKILGLGYTTPYLGLFKSDAERTLAFMPSSQGVLHWPSESRSLTTLVDEAELPLEDLSVDRVLIVHAVECSEQLRNLLREVWRVLSGSGKVMIVVPNRSGVWARMERTPFGMGRPYSPRQLNTLLRDTMFTPLHGERALYVPPSRSRMMLGSALAWEKVGHRLFPGFAGVCLVEATKQIYAGNPGAPAKVKRRRMVALPSRESWHVHNRKNKSSL is encoded by the coding sequence ATGTGGATGGATGTTGTTGATTTAAGAGATTTTTACCAATCTCCCCTTGGGGGTGTGGCACGCCGAATGATCCGGCGGCGCATCCGCGAGCTTTGGCCTGATTGCAAGGGGATGAAAATCCTCGGCCTTGGGTATACCACGCCTTATCTTGGCCTGTTTAAAAGCGATGCGGAACGCACACTCGCCTTTATGCCCTCCAGCCAAGGCGTGCTGCATTGGCCCAGTGAAAGCCGCTCTCTCACCACTTTGGTGGATGAGGCGGAACTCCCCCTTGAAGATTTAAGCGTTGATCGCGTGCTCATCGTTCATGCGGTTGAATGTTCAGAACAATTGCGTAATTTATTGCGTGAAGTCTGGCGGGTCTTAAGCGGTAGCGGCAAAGTCATGATTGTTGTGCCCAATCGCAGTGGTGTCTGGGCACGAATGGAGCGCACCCCCTTTGGCATGGGTCGCCCCTATTCTCCACGCCAGCTTAATACCTTATTGCGCGATACCATGTTCACCCCTTTACATGGTGAACGCGCCCTTTATGTACCGCCATCACGCTCGCGCATGATGTTAGGGTCCGCCCTTGCATGGGAAAAAGTCGGTCATCGTCTCTTTCCCGGTTTTGCCGGGGTTTGCCTTGTGGAAGCCACCAAACAGATTTATGCGGGAAATCCAGGCGCACCTGCCAAGGTGAAACGCCGTCGCATGGTGGCCCTGCCCAGCCGGGAAAGCTGGCATGTGCATAATCGAAAAAATAAATCCTCGCTTTAA
- the gloB gene encoding hydroxyacylglutathione hydrolase yields MAALQIEQVPVLSDNYVYLIYDPDTKACACVDPAESAPVKRRLDELGWRLTHIFNTHHHNDHIGGNLPLKQAYECEIIGCANDAARISGIDVQVSEGDRFNFGSSTCKVFEVPGHTSGHIAFWFEEDQALFCGDTLFALGCGRLFEGTPSQMWDSLSKFKALPNETRVYCAHEYTQANAEFALTIEPDNQALVSRMAEIKELRAQGKPTVPSTIGLEKATNPFLRPEETGVQKTLNMVGEDTVAVFAEVRHRKDNF; encoded by the coding sequence ATGGCTGCACTTCAAATTGAACAGGTTCCTGTCCTGTCTGATAATTATGTCTATTTGATTTATGATCCCGACACCAAGGCTTGTGCCTGTGTGGACCCGGCTGAAAGCGCGCCAGTTAAGCGCCGCCTTGATGAGCTTGGTTGGCGCTTGACCCATATTTTCAATACCCACCATCATAATGACCATATTGGTGGTAACCTCCCCCTAAAGCAGGCTTATGAGTGCGAGATTATCGGCTGTGCTAATGATGCAGCACGCATTAGCGGGATTGATGTTCAGGTGAGTGAGGGCGATCGCTTTAATTTTGGCAGCTCGACTTGCAAAGTGTTTGAGGTGCCGGGCCATACAAGCGGGCATATCGCTTTTTGGTTTGAAGAAGATCAGGCGCTTTTTTGTGGGGATACACTCTTTGCGCTGGGCTGTGGGCGTTTGTTTGAAGGCACGCCCTCGCAAATGTGGGATAGCCTTTCAAAATTCAAAGCTCTGCCCAATGAAACACGGGTTTATTGCGCCCATGAATATACCCAAGCCAACGCAGAATTTGCCTTAACCATTGAGCCTGATAATCAGGCGCTGGTTTCACGCATGGCTGAGATTAAAGAGTTGCGCGCCCAAGGCAAACCGACGGTGCCCTCAACAATAGGGCTTGAAAAAGCGACTAATCCGTTTTTGCGCCCAGAAGAAACAGGCGTGCAAAAAACATTGAATATGGTGGGTGAGGATACGGTGGCTGTTTTTGCCGAAGTTCGTCATCGCAAAGATAATTTTTAA
- a CDS encoding glutathione S-transferase C-terminal domain-containing protein, translating into MKLSYSGTSPFVRKVMVSAIELGVIDRIELEETFVWSPETDIGLVNPLGKIPALTLNDGHVLYDSPVICEYLDELIPGVVLFPAPGKARWKALHFQALGDGITDAGVLRLLEGRREEGEKSQGWIDRQSNVMKRGLDALEKEAEVLAGGPLTIGQITVGCCLSWVNFRFPDDQIFEGRPNLSAWYEKFSARASMIETAPKE; encoded by the coding sequence ATGAAATTAAGCTATTCAGGCACCTCTCCATTTGTGCGCAAAGTGATGGTCTCTGCCATTGAATTAGGTGTTATTGACCGCATTGAGCTGGAAGAAACTTTCGTATGGTCGCCCGAAACCGATATCGGCCTTGTCAATCCTTTGGGTAAAATTCCGGCCCTGACCTTAAATGACGGGCATGTGCTTTATGACTCGCCCGTTATTTGTGAATATCTTGATGAGCTGATCCCCGGTGTGGTGCTGTTTCCAGCGCCGGGTAAAGCGCGTTGGAAGGCGTTGCATTTTCAGGCACTTGGTGATGGCATTACCGATGCGGGTGTGTTGCGCTTATTGGAGGGACGTCGTGAAGAGGGTGAAAAATCCCAAGGCTGGATTGATCGCCAAAGCAATGTGATGAAACGCGGCCTTGATGCGCTGGAAAAAGAAGCTGAGGTTTTAGCTGGTGGCCCGTTGACCATTGGGCAAATTACGGTGGGCTGTTGTTTAAGCTGGGTGAATTTCCGTTTTCCAGATGATCAGATTTTTGAAGGTCGTCCAAACCTATCTGCATGGTATGAGAAGTTCAGCGCTCGTGCCTCCATGATTGAAACGGCCCCTAAAGAATGA
- a CDS encoding cupin domain-containing protein — MPHPEGGYYRETFRDDEGARGSCTAIYYLLKAGEKSHWHRVDGIEIWHWYGGAPLELHISLDEKKVDTLTLGNDIFKGEQPQGVVPKDAWQAANSCGEWTLVGCTVSPAFQFEGFEMALPDWQPKG; from the coding sequence ATGCCACATCCTGAAGGGGGCTATTATCGCGAGACGTTTCGCGATGATGAGGGCGCGCGGGGAAGCTGCACAGCGATTTATTATCTGTTGAAAGCCGGGGAGAAATCCCATTGGCATAGGGTCGATGGGATAGAGATTTGGCACTGGTATGGGGGCGCACCATTAGAGCTTCATATCAGTCTTGATGAAAAAAAGGTCGACACTTTAACCTTGGGTAACGATATCTTTAAAGGGGAACAGCCTCAAGGGGTCGTACCAAAAGATGCATGGCAAGCCGCAAACTCCTGTGGGGAATGGACATTGGTGGGTTGTACTGTTTCACCAGCTTTTCAATTTGAAGGGTTTGAAATGGCCCTTCCTGATTGGCAACCAAAGGGATAG
- a CDS encoding sensor histidine kinase produces the protein MLSNASIFIASAIYLGLLFAIAYWGDRRAEQGRSLLKNPTIYALSIAVYCTSWTFYGSVGRAASSGIGFLPIYLGPTLTFLLGWFVIGKIMRISRKHRITSIADFVSSRYGKSHVLGGLVTIIAVVGIMPYISLQLKAVWTSYNVMVGVAESAPSAIWDDKALYVALLMAAFTIVFGTRHIDATEQHEGMVTAIAFESIIKLLAFLAVGIFVSYSMFDGVSDIYARAAAHQDLSSLLTMSKAEGNWLTLGILAMVAIIFLPRQFQVIVVENTDERHLSHAVWMFPLYLLLINLFVLPIALGGLLYFSDGGVDADTFVLALPLAEGHPWLALFVFIGGLSAATGMVIVAAIALSTMICNDLVMPILLRFFKTKLEERTEMTSLLLFIRRMAIIIILLLGYLYYRIIGESYALVTIGLVSFTAAAQFAPVILGGIYWKGGTQRGAVAGLIAGFMVWGYTLVLPSFALSDWLPISFVNQGPFGIDLLKPYQLFGLGGMDNISHALFWSMIANIGSYILFSLFDRPSAIERIQATLFVEVDRQAALAQSVGFWGAQVSVSELRNLSSRYIGRDATYKAFSEHAVRRDIDENNWDQAAPYTVRFCERLLAGAIGSASARVLVASVVKGKGASLDEMLEVLDEASHVIEYSHQLELKSEALETATTELQEANERLRELDRLKDEFLSHVAHELRTPLTSIRGFTEILHDNPDIEIEQRQNFLGVMVEECQRLTRLINQVLDLARIESGRETWDIGEVEMRDVIKHGVETLSQECEKDNVELNVRVPKYLSLVFGDKDKLTQIVINLVSNAQKIYKGEGGKIDINLVDMGDHVRVEVKDYGPGLHEDELQRVFEKFYQAKQVGTGNPTGSGLGLAICQRIIDHLGGKIWVESIHGKGASFFFTVPFSDRAMKT, from the coding sequence ATGTTGTCCAATGCTTCCATCTTTATTGCCTCAGCCATTTATTTGGGACTGCTTTTTGCTATCGCCTATTGGGGGGATCGCCGGGCAGAACAGGGGCGAAGCCTGCTTAAAAATCCAACGATTTATGCTCTTTCCATTGCGGTATATTGTACCTCTTGGACCTTTTATGGTTCTGTTGGGCGGGCAGCTTCCAGCGGGATTGGGTTTTTGCCAATTTATCTTGGCCCGACCTTAACCTTTTTACTGGGTTGGTTTGTGATCGGCAAAATCATGCGCATCAGCCGCAAGCATCGTATTACCTCCATTGCTGATTTTGTCTCCTCACGTTATGGTAAAAGCCATGTGTTGGGCGGGCTTGTGACCATCATCGCGGTGGTCGGGATTATGCCTTATATCTCCTTACAGTTAAAAGCGGTCTGGACCAGTTATAATGTGATGGTTGGTGTGGCTGAAAGCGCGCCAAGTGCGATATGGGATGATAAGGCTCTCTATGTGGCCTTGTTGATGGCGGCTTTTACCATTGTGTTTGGTACGCGCCATATTGATGCGACGGAGCAGCATGAAGGTATGGTCACCGCTATTGCCTTTGAATCCATTATTAAGCTTTTGGCTTTTCTCGCGGTGGGGATTTTTGTCAGCTATTCCATGTTTGACGGGGTGTCAGATATTTATGCGCGCGCAGCCGCCCATCAAGATCTTTCAAGTTTATTGACCATGTCCAAGGCTGAAGGCAACTGGCTGACCCTTGGGATATTGGCGATGGTTGCCATTATCTTCTTGCCCCGCCAGTTTCAGGTGATTGTGGTGGAAAATACCGATGAGCGCCATTTGTCTCATGCGGTTTGGATGTTCCCGCTTTATCTTTTGCTCATTAACCTGTTTGTCTTGCCCATTGCGTTGGGTGGCTTGCTTTATTTTAGTGATGGCGGGGTGGATGCCGATACGTTTGTGCTCGCTTTGCCCTTGGCAGAAGGTCATCCGTGGTTAGCCTTGTTTGTCTTTATCGGGGGGCTTTCTGCGGCAACAGGCATGGTGATTGTGGCTGCGATCGCACTTTCCACCATGATTTGTAACGATCTGGTGATGCCGATTTTATTGCGTTTTTTCAAAACCAAACTGGAAGAACGCACAGAGATGACGAGCTTGCTCCTATTTATCAGGCGCATGGCGATCATCATTATCTTGCTGTTGGGATATCTCTATTACCGCATTATTGGTGAATCTTATGCGCTGGTGACCATTGGACTTGTGTCTTTTACAGCCGCCGCCCAGTTTGCGCCTGTGATCCTAGGCGGGATTTATTGGAAAGGCGGCACGCAACGCGGTGCGGTTGCCGGACTGATCGCGGGCTTTATGGTCTGGGGCTATACATTGGTGTTGCCGTCTTTTGCCCTTTCTGATTGGTTGCCGATTTCTTTTGTTAATCAAGGCCCCTTTGGGATTGACCTGTTGAAGCCTTATCAGCTCTTTGGGCTGGGCGGCATGGATAATATCTCCCATGCGCTATTTTGGTCCATGATTGCTAATATCGGCAGTTATATTCTGTTCTCGCTGTTTGATCGTCCCAGTGCGATTGAGCGTATTCAGGCCACCTTGTTTGTGGAAGTGGACCGTCAAGCTGCCTTGGCTCAGTCGGTCGGTTTTTGGGGCGCACAAGTTTCTGTGAGTGAACTGCGTAATCTCTCGTCACGTTATATTGGGCGCGATGCTACCTATAAAGCCTTTAGTGAACATGCGGTGCGCCGTGATATTGATGAAAATAATTGGGATCAGGCAGCACCCTATACGGTGCGTTTTTGTGAGCGCCTGCTTGCAGGTGCCATCGGGTCAGCCTCAGCCCGTGTCTTGGTGGCATCCGTTGTAAAAGGTAAAGGCGCAAGCCTTGATGAGATGTTGGAAGTGCTTGATGAAGCCTCCCACGTGATTGAATATTCCCACCAGTTGGAGCTAAAATCTGAAGCCTTGGAAACAGCAACCACTGAATTGCAGGAAGCTAATGAGCGTTTGCGCGAGCTTGACCGTCTTAAAGATGAGTTTCTCTCTCATGTGGCCCATGAGCTACGCACCCCGCTGACCTCCATTCGTGGGTTTACCGAGATTTTGCATGACAATCCAGATATCGAGATTGAGCAACGCCAGAACTTCCTTGGGGTGATGGTGGAGGAATGCCAACGTTTAACCCGATTGATTAACCAAGTGCTTGATCTCGCCCGTATCGAATCGGGGCGTGAGACATGGGATATTGGTGAAGTGGAAATGCGCGATGTGATTAAGCATGGTGTGGAGACATTGAGCCAAGAATGTGAGAAGGACAATGTGGAGCTGAATGTACGGGTGCCGAAATATCTCTCGCTCGTGTTTGGAGATAAAGACAAGCTCACCCAGATTGTTATTAACTTAGTCTCGAACGCCCAAAAAATTTACAAGGGTGAGGGCGGCAAGATTGATATCAACCTTGTGGATATGGGCGACCATGTACGTGTGGAAGTCAAAGATTATGGCCCGGGCTTGCATGAAGATGAATTACAGCGCGTGTTTGAAAAATTCTATCAGGCCAAACAGGTTGGGACAGGCAACCCCACAGGCTCTGGCCTTGGCCTTGCTATTTGTCAGCGCATTATTGATCATCTGGGCGGCAAAATCTGGGTGGAAAGTATTCATGGTAAAGGCGCGAGCTTCTTCTTTACCGTGCCGTTTTCTGATCGCGCTATGAAGACGTGA